The Betta splendens chromosome 7, fBetSpl5.4, whole genome shotgun sequence genome includes a window with the following:
- the LOC114858275 gene encoding interleukin-17 receptor E isoform X1, producing MRRVRGGARRRAETRRVRGGARRRAETRRVRGGARSHAGHAEAREDAPDTRRRAKTRRAREDAPRTRSHTSLWIQLWDHLHQNAVEVPVKAFKMRRALAFLLVALSPLLLECKPTCQAANQSGLAEGLCPVKLSRVPSDCVTVRVWMTADELQKEPRVDVLSAINETFRPVRVKQPPPAAAARHRVERVSCSDPRSEPLWEFVYECVRAAADGAVSVSYSAASTRCTVSDLTPNFAVSVDAPSKSITVTVAPGRKVHVRLCFQGADSCSELPSQPFATVDPSSSPSVRLVAPYLPPCLCVEVYYTDLDASRRKKCVISAELTDAADVLRHARQELFESSLRWLSDCALKELPARPSASLCWRNARVCTPLPNSTLQESGGDDGDYNTLIFNTSAVDKHPQMCVVFSLQGSKNESCPFHSDMTSWEVSVGRGRQSLSVHVASEEPAGFSAQLCVLEETGCTATGPVHVLTEDAQVQVPPRLAGTPCVQVWQSRPALNGRRILCPDYTHHRWGLCAAAAVVVLVLVLLGVFFQRLTRTGAAGWLYIHTPVLLVCSSEHPAHVSAACALASVLQGELGARVHVSLWAQTSQRRAGPGVADLGPVPWLHGQWEAVRKAQGTVLIIWSPEAKDAYGAAAVEEGEDAGAGVDAGHEAGEKLLRCNEEEATGRKDWEAPGSTAVTGTVFAAALFRLQGALRRSKAPGVAIVYFQGLGHGGDIPRALRVPRYCLPQDFRGLIQELEGARSPLARRCWPRLLSKVLSIWLAQKLASRLQTLLPRSGLDPAEPEPAEPEPRPERPLAARRPSSQVP from the exons ATGCGCCGGGTACGCGGAGGCGCGCGAAGACGCGCGGAGACGCGCCGGGTTCGCGGAGGCGCGCGAAGACGCGCGGAGACGCGCCGGGTTCGCGGAGGCGCGCGAAGCCACGCCGGGCACGCGGAGGCGCGCGAAGACGCGCCGGACACGCGGAGGCGCGCGAAGACGCGCCGCGCACGCGAAGACGCGCCGCGCACGCGGAGCCACACGTCGCTGTGGATTCAACTATGGGACCACCTTCATCAGAACGCTGTGGAGGTTCCAGTGAAAGCCTTTAAAATGCGCCGTGCGCTGGCGTTTCTGCTCGTGGCGCTGTCTCCGCTCCTGCTGGAATGTAAACCGACGTGTCAG GCGGCGAATCAAAGTG GTTTGGCTGAAGGCCTGTGCCCCGTTAAACTGAGCCGCGTTCCGTCCGACTGTGTGACCGTGCGCGTGTGGATGACGGCTGACG agctgcagaaggagccgCGGGTCGACGTTCTGTCAGCGATAAATGAAACCTTCAGGCCCGTGAGGGTGAAACAACCTCCGCCGGCAGCGGCCGCACGTCACAGAGTAGAGCGGGTCAGCTGCTCCGACCCCCGCAGCGAGCCGCTG TGGGAGTTTGTGTACGAATGCGTTCGAGCCGCAGCGGACGGCGCCGTCTCCGTGTCCTACAGCGCAGCATCGACGCGCTGCACCGTGTCAG ATCTCACACCAAATTTCGCCGTGTCTGTCGACGCCCCGTCTAAGTCCATCACCGTCACCGTGGCGCCGGGGAGGAAGGTGCACGTGCGCCTGTGTTTCCAGGGAGCCGATTCCTGCAGCGAATTGCCGTCTCAGCCTTTCGCCACG GTCGACCCGTCCTCGTCTCCGTCCGTGCGCTTGGTCGCCCCCTACCTGCcgccgtgtctgtgtgtggag GTTTATTACACTGACCTGGACGCGAGCCGGAGGAAAAAGTGTGTCATCTCAGCGGAACTCACAG ACGCCGCAGACGTGTTGCGCCACGCCAGGCAGGAGCTCTTCGAGTCCAGCCTCCGCTGGCTCTCTGACTGCGCCCTCAAGGAGCTGCCCGCGaggccctctgcctccctctgctggcggaACGCGCGCGTCTGCACGCCGCTGCCCAACTCCACGCTGCAGGAGAGCGGCGGCGACGACGGCGACTACAACACCCTG ATATTCAACACGTCTGCAGTGGACAAACACCCCCAGATGTGTGTCGTG TTTTCTCTACAAGGCAGCAAGAATGAGTCGTGTCCGTTCCACAGCG ACATGACGTCCTGGGAGGTGAGCGTGGGACGGGGCCGACAGAGCCTGAGCGTCCACGTGGCGTCTGAGGAGCCGGCCGGCTTCTCCGCTCAGCTCTGTGTTCTGGAGGAGACGGGCTGCACGGCCACGGGCCCGGTCCACGTCCTCACG gagGACGCACAGGTCCAGGTCCCGCCGCGCCTCGCTGGGACGCCCTGTGTGCAG GTGTGGCAGTCACGTCCTGCTCTGAACGGAAGGAGAATTCTGTGCCCAGACT ACACGCACCACAGGTGGGGCctgtgcgccgccgccgccgtcgttgTGCTGGTCCTTGTGCTGCTGGGAGTGTTCTTCCAGCGACTCACCAGGACCGGAGCTGCAG GTTGGCTCTACATCCACACGCCCGTGCTGCTGGTGTGCTCCTCCGAGCATCCGGCCCACGTCTCTGCCGCCTGCGCCTTGGCCTCCGTCCTGCAGGGGGAGCTGGGAGCCAGGGTTCACGTGTCGCTGTGGGCCCAGACGTCGCAGAGGCGGGCCGGGCCCGGCGTGGCCGACCTGGGGCCCGTCCCCTGGCTCCACGGCCAGTGGGAGGCCGTGCGGAAGGCGCAGGGCACAGTGCTGATCATCTGGAGCCCTGAGGCCAAGGACGCGTACGGGGCGGCGGCcgtggaggagggcgaggacgCCGGAGCAGGCGTGGACGCGGGTCATGAAGCAGGTGAAAAACTCTTACGATGCAACGAGGAGGAAGCGACCGGGAGGaaggactgggaggctcccgGGTCGACCGCGGTGACGGGGACGGTGTTTGCAGCGGCCCTGTTccgcctgcagggggcgctgcggCGCTCCAAGGCTCCAGGAGTGGCCATCGTGTACTTCCAGGGCCTGGGCCACGGCGGGGACATCCCCCGGGCCCTGAGGGTGCCCCGCTACTGCCTGCCGCAGGACTTCAGGGGTctgatccaggagctggagggcGCGAGAAGCCCGCTGGCGCGGCGCTGCTGGCCCAGACTCCTGTCCAAAGTGCTGTCTATATGGCTGGCCCAGAAGCTGGCCAGCAGGCTCCAAACGCTGCTGCCCCGGAGCGGGCTGGACCCGGCAGAACCGGAGCCGGCAGAACCGGAGCCTCGGCCCGAGCGCCCGCTCGCAGCACGCCGGCCTTCGTCTCAGGTTCCCTGA
- the LOC114858275 gene encoding interleukin-17 receptor E isoform X3 codes for MRRVRGGARRRAETRRVRGGARRRAETRRVRGGARSHAGHAEAREDAPDTRRRAKTRRAREDAPRTRSHTSLWIQLWDHLHQNAVEVPVKAFKMRRALAFLLVALSPLLLECKPTCQAANQSGLAEGLCPVKLSRVPSDCVTVRVWMTADELQKEPRVDVLSAINETFRPVRVKQPPPAAAARHRVERVSCSDPRSEPLWEFVYECVRAAADGAVSVSYSAASTRCTVSDLTPNFAVSVDAPSKSITVTVAPGRKVHVRLCFQGADSCSELPSQPFATVDPSSSPSVRLVAPYLPPCLCVEVYYTDLDASRRKKCVISAELTDAADVLRHARQELFESSLRWLSDCALKELPARPSASLCWRNARVCTPLPNSTLQESGGDDGDYNTLIFNTSAVDKHPQMCVVFSLQGSKNESCPFHSDMTSWEVSVGRGRQSLSVHVASEEPAGFSAQLCVLEETGCTATGPVHVLTEDAQVQVPPRLAGTPCVQVWQSRPALNGRRILCPDYTHHRWGLCAAAAVVVLVLVLLGVFFQRLTRTGAAGWPHVTAGPGCVVGSTSTRPCCWCAPPSIRPTSLPPAPWPPSCRGSWEPGFTCRCGPRRRRGGPGPAWPTWGPSPGSTASGRPCGRRRAQC; via the exons ATGCGCCGGGTACGCGGAGGCGCGCGAAGACGCGCGGAGACGCGCCGGGTTCGCGGAGGCGCGCGAAGACGCGCGGAGACGCGCCGGGTTCGCGGAGGCGCGCGAAGCCACGCCGGGCACGCGGAGGCGCGCGAAGACGCGCCGGACACGCGGAGGCGCGCGAAGACGCGCCGCGCACGCGAAGACGCGCCGCGCACGCGGAGCCACACGTCGCTGTGGATTCAACTATGGGACCACCTTCATCAGAACGCTGTGGAGGTTCCAGTGAAAGCCTTTAAAATGCGCCGTGCGCTGGCGTTTCTGCTCGTGGCGCTGTCTCCGCTCCTGCTGGAATGTAAACCGACGTGTCAG GCGGCGAATCAAAGTG GTTTGGCTGAAGGCCTGTGCCCCGTTAAACTGAGCCGCGTTCCGTCCGACTGTGTGACCGTGCGCGTGTGGATGACGGCTGACG agctgcagaaggagccgCGGGTCGACGTTCTGTCAGCGATAAATGAAACCTTCAGGCCCGTGAGGGTGAAACAACCTCCGCCGGCAGCGGCCGCACGTCACAGAGTAGAGCGGGTCAGCTGCTCCGACCCCCGCAGCGAGCCGCTG TGGGAGTTTGTGTACGAATGCGTTCGAGCCGCAGCGGACGGCGCCGTCTCCGTGTCCTACAGCGCAGCATCGACGCGCTGCACCGTGTCAG ATCTCACACCAAATTTCGCCGTGTCTGTCGACGCCCCGTCTAAGTCCATCACCGTCACCGTGGCGCCGGGGAGGAAGGTGCACGTGCGCCTGTGTTTCCAGGGAGCCGATTCCTGCAGCGAATTGCCGTCTCAGCCTTTCGCCACG GTCGACCCGTCCTCGTCTCCGTCCGTGCGCTTGGTCGCCCCCTACCTGCcgccgtgtctgtgtgtggag GTTTATTACACTGACCTGGACGCGAGCCGGAGGAAAAAGTGTGTCATCTCAGCGGAACTCACAG ACGCCGCAGACGTGTTGCGCCACGCCAGGCAGGAGCTCTTCGAGTCCAGCCTCCGCTGGCTCTCTGACTGCGCCCTCAAGGAGCTGCCCGCGaggccctctgcctccctctgctggcggaACGCGCGCGTCTGCACGCCGCTGCCCAACTCCACGCTGCAGGAGAGCGGCGGCGACGACGGCGACTACAACACCCTG ATATTCAACACGTCTGCAGTGGACAAACACCCCCAGATGTGTGTCGTG TTTTCTCTACAAGGCAGCAAGAATGAGTCGTGTCCGTTCCACAGCG ACATGACGTCCTGGGAGGTGAGCGTGGGACGGGGCCGACAGAGCCTGAGCGTCCACGTGGCGTCTGAGGAGCCGGCCGGCTTCTCCGCTCAGCTCTGTGTTCTGGAGGAGACGGGCTGCACGGCCACGGGCCCGGTCCACGTCCTCACG gagGACGCACAGGTCCAGGTCCCGCCGCGCCTCGCTGGGACGCCCTGTGTGCAG GTGTGGCAGTCACGTCCTGCTCTGAACGGAAGGAGAATTCTGTGCCCAGACT ACACGCACCACAGGTGGGGCctgtgcgccgccgccgccgtcgttgTGCTGGTCCTTGTGCTGCTGGGAGTGTTCTTCCAGCGACTCACCAGGACCGGAGCTGCAGGTTGGCCGCATGTGACAGCAGGGCCCGGTTGCGTG GTTGGCTCTACATCCACACGCCCGTGCTGCTGGTGTGCTCCTCCGAGCATCCGGCCCACGTCTCTGCCGCCTGCGCCTTGGCCTCCGTCCTGCAGGGGGAGCTGGGAGCCAGGGTTCACGTGTCGCTGTGGGCCCAGACGTCGCAGAGGCGGGCCGGGCCCGGCGTGGCCGACCTGGGGCCCGTCCCCTGGCTCCACGGCCAGTGGGAGGCCGTGCGGAAGGCGCAGGGCACAGTGCTGA
- the LOC114858275 gene encoding interleukin-17 receptor E isoform X2, whose product MRRALAFLLVALSPLLLECKPTCQAANQSGLAEGLCPVKLSRVPSDCVTVRVWMTADELQKEPRVDVLSAINETFRPVRVKQPPPAAAARHRVERVSCSDPRSEPLWEFVYECVRAAADGAVSVSYSAASTRCTVSDLTPNFAVSVDAPSKSITVTVAPGRKVHVRLCFQGADSCSELPSQPFATVDPSSSPSVRLVAPYLPPCLCVEVYYTDLDASRRKKCVISAELTDAADVLRHARQELFESSLRWLSDCALKELPARPSASLCWRNARVCTPLPNSTLQESGGDDGDYNTLIFNTSAVDKHPQMCVVFSLQGSKNESCPFHSDMTSWEVSVGRGRQSLSVHVASEEPAGFSAQLCVLEETGCTATGPVHVLTEDAQVQVPPRLAGTPCVQVWQSRPALNGRRILCPDYTHHRWGLCAAAAVVVLVLVLLGVFFQRLTRTGAAGWLYIHTPVLLVCSSEHPAHVSAACALASVLQGELGARVHVSLWAQTSQRRAGPGVADLGPVPWLHGQWEAVRKAQGTVLIIWSPEAKDAYGAAAVEEGEDAGAGVDAGHEAGEKLLRCNEEEATGRKDWEAPGSTAVTGTVFAAALFRLQGALRRSKAPGVAIVYFQGLGHGGDIPRALRVPRYCLPQDFRGLIQELEGARSPLARRCWPRLLSKVLSIWLAQKLASRLQTLLPRSGLDPAEPEPAEPEPRPERPLAARRPSSQVP is encoded by the exons ATGCGCCGTGCGCTGGCGTTTCTGCTCGTGGCGCTGTCTCCGCTCCTGCTGGAATGTAAACCGACGTGTCAG GCGGCGAATCAAAGTG GTTTGGCTGAAGGCCTGTGCCCCGTTAAACTGAGCCGCGTTCCGTCCGACTGTGTGACCGTGCGCGTGTGGATGACGGCTGACG agctgcagaaggagccgCGGGTCGACGTTCTGTCAGCGATAAATGAAACCTTCAGGCCCGTGAGGGTGAAACAACCTCCGCCGGCAGCGGCCGCACGTCACAGAGTAGAGCGGGTCAGCTGCTCCGACCCCCGCAGCGAGCCGCTG TGGGAGTTTGTGTACGAATGCGTTCGAGCCGCAGCGGACGGCGCCGTCTCCGTGTCCTACAGCGCAGCATCGACGCGCTGCACCGTGTCAG ATCTCACACCAAATTTCGCCGTGTCTGTCGACGCCCCGTCTAAGTCCATCACCGTCACCGTGGCGCCGGGGAGGAAGGTGCACGTGCGCCTGTGTTTCCAGGGAGCCGATTCCTGCAGCGAATTGCCGTCTCAGCCTTTCGCCACG GTCGACCCGTCCTCGTCTCCGTCCGTGCGCTTGGTCGCCCCCTACCTGCcgccgtgtctgtgtgtggag GTTTATTACACTGACCTGGACGCGAGCCGGAGGAAAAAGTGTGTCATCTCAGCGGAACTCACAG ACGCCGCAGACGTGTTGCGCCACGCCAGGCAGGAGCTCTTCGAGTCCAGCCTCCGCTGGCTCTCTGACTGCGCCCTCAAGGAGCTGCCCGCGaggccctctgcctccctctgctggcggaACGCGCGCGTCTGCACGCCGCTGCCCAACTCCACGCTGCAGGAGAGCGGCGGCGACGACGGCGACTACAACACCCTG ATATTCAACACGTCTGCAGTGGACAAACACCCCCAGATGTGTGTCGTG TTTTCTCTACAAGGCAGCAAGAATGAGTCGTGTCCGTTCCACAGCG ACATGACGTCCTGGGAGGTGAGCGTGGGACGGGGCCGACAGAGCCTGAGCGTCCACGTGGCGTCTGAGGAGCCGGCCGGCTTCTCCGCTCAGCTCTGTGTTCTGGAGGAGACGGGCTGCACGGCCACGGGCCCGGTCCACGTCCTCACG gagGACGCACAGGTCCAGGTCCCGCCGCGCCTCGCTGGGACGCCCTGTGTGCAG GTGTGGCAGTCACGTCCTGCTCTGAACGGAAGGAGAATTCTGTGCCCAGACT ACACGCACCACAGGTGGGGCctgtgcgccgccgccgccgtcgttgTGCTGGTCCTTGTGCTGCTGGGAGTGTTCTTCCAGCGACTCACCAGGACCGGAGCTGCAG GTTGGCTCTACATCCACACGCCCGTGCTGCTGGTGTGCTCCTCCGAGCATCCGGCCCACGTCTCTGCCGCCTGCGCCTTGGCCTCCGTCCTGCAGGGGGAGCTGGGAGCCAGGGTTCACGTGTCGCTGTGGGCCCAGACGTCGCAGAGGCGGGCCGGGCCCGGCGTGGCCGACCTGGGGCCCGTCCCCTGGCTCCACGGCCAGTGGGAGGCCGTGCGGAAGGCGCAGGGCACAGTGCTGATCATCTGGAGCCCTGAGGCCAAGGACGCGTACGGGGCGGCGGCcgtggaggagggcgaggacgCCGGAGCAGGCGTGGACGCGGGTCATGAAGCAGGTGAAAAACTCTTACGATGCAACGAGGAGGAAGCGACCGGGAGGaaggactgggaggctcccgGGTCGACCGCGGTGACGGGGACGGTGTTTGCAGCGGCCCTGTTccgcctgcagggggcgctgcggCGCTCCAAGGCTCCAGGAGTGGCCATCGTGTACTTCCAGGGCCTGGGCCACGGCGGGGACATCCCCCGGGCCCTGAGGGTGCCCCGCTACTGCCTGCCGCAGGACTTCAGGGGTctgatccaggagctggagggcGCGAGAAGCCCGCTGGCGCGGCGCTGCTGGCCCAGACTCCTGTCCAAAGTGCTGTCTATATGGCTGGCCCAGAAGCTGGCCAGCAGGCTCCAAACGCTGCTGCCCCGGAGCGGGCTGGACCCGGCAGAACCGGAGCCGGCAGAACCGGAGCCTCGGCCCGAGCGCCCGCTCGCAGCACGCCGGCCTTCGTCTCAGGTTCCCTGA